In Rhodococcus sp. OK302, one genomic interval encodes:
- a CDS encoding tyrosine-protein phosphatase, which translates to MPHRPFALRQQARTCVALAAAGSFLLAGTTVATAEPSTLPSFGSSDFGSSAPSAVVAPRLASIDNFRDVAGTGSGYVGTGGLHVRQGVFYRANAITPNAEDLATLETLHLTAVYDLRTEGEIAANPNTLPDGVRYEKIQVLAADPSGDVASITTKQQALEYVQSGYRSTVSDPVSRAGFGQLLTELADTPGPQVFHCTAGKDRTGWGSALLLSIAGVPRETIMADYLLTNEYSAAAIEAKLARIAAAKGPEYAEVYRQLLGVDSSYLQAAFDELDSTYGSFDRYLVDGLGLDMATIANLKLKLLVGLV; encoded by the coding sequence ATGCCACACCGACCATTCGCCTTGCGTCAACAAGCCCGGACGTGCGTCGCACTCGCTGCGGCAGGTTCATTCCTGCTCGCCGGCACCACTGTTGCTACCGCCGAGCCGAGCACCCTCCCGTCATTCGGGTCGTCGGACTTCGGCTCGAGTGCACCGTCCGCCGTTGTGGCACCACGACTTGCATCGATAGACAATTTCCGCGATGTCGCAGGCACAGGATCCGGCTACGTCGGCACCGGCGGCCTGCATGTACGCCAGGGCGTGTTCTACCGCGCAAACGCGATCACCCCAAACGCCGAAGACCTGGCGACCCTCGAAACGCTGCATCTGACGGCGGTATACGACCTGCGCACCGAGGGCGAGATTGCCGCGAACCCGAACACCCTGCCCGACGGCGTTCGCTACGAGAAGATTCAGGTCCTCGCCGCTGATCCGAGCGGTGACGTCGCCTCCATCACCACGAAGCAGCAAGCCCTCGAGTATGTCCAGTCGGGATACCGGTCCACCGTCAGCGATCCCGTCTCCCGCGCCGGATTTGGTCAGCTGTTGACCGAACTCGCCGACACCCCGGGTCCGCAGGTATTTCACTGCACCGCCGGCAAAGACCGCACCGGATGGGGATCGGCACTGCTGCTGAGCATCGCCGGTGTCCCGCGAGAGACCATCATGGCGGACTATCTGCTCACGAATGAGTACTCTGCGGCAGCCATCGAGGCAAAGTTAGCTCGGATCGCCGCAGCGAAAGGACCGGAGTACGCGGAGGTCTACCGTCAGCTTCTCGGCGTCGACTCCAGCTATCTGCAGGCAGCGTTCGACGAATTGGACAGCACCTACGGTTCATTCGACCGCTATCTTGTTGACGGGCTCGGGCTTGACATGGCAACGATCGCGAACCTGAAGCTGAAGCTTCTCGTCGGACTCGTCTGA
- a CDS encoding TetR/AcrR family transcriptional regulator yields MTQSGMEQPHTTVWDRSYGKRGPAPAHSRNDVADAAIELANEGGLSAVSTRRIAQKLGVSQSALYRYVAGHDEVFDLMVDAAAGEIDLDVALRGEAIDDLTALAARARSVHVRYPWLLDIPVEAMRVGPRGIDFLEYALRAMAVVEVPGPVKLQAIAVLNTLVQQFARAEVGGGTASRERRISQVMYLHKTAAVGDHPYLAAALHISDPGADQPGDMFEPVVRRVLKGVLTSD; encoded by the coding sequence GTGACACAGTCCGGAATGGAGCAACCGCACACGACAGTGTGGGACCGCTCGTACGGCAAACGCGGTCCGGCGCCGGCCCATAGTCGCAACGATGTCGCCGACGCGGCGATCGAACTTGCAAACGAGGGGGGATTGTCCGCAGTCTCCACCCGCCGGATCGCGCAGAAACTCGGGGTGAGTCAGTCGGCTCTGTACCGTTACGTGGCGGGGCACGACGAAGTGTTCGACCTCATGGTGGATGCCGCTGCCGGCGAGATCGACCTCGATGTGGCGCTGCGCGGCGAGGCGATCGACGACCTCACCGCCCTCGCGGCTCGCGCGAGAAGCGTCCACGTGAGATACCCGTGGCTGCTTGATATTCCGGTCGAGGCGATGCGCGTCGGCCCTCGCGGAATCGACTTTCTCGAGTATGCGCTGCGCGCTATGGCGGTGGTCGAAGTGCCGGGGCCGGTGAAGCTGCAGGCGATCGCCGTTCTGAACACGCTTGTCCAGCAGTTCGCCCGCGCCGAGGTCGGTGGCGGAACGGCAAGTCGGGAGCGTCGAATCTCTCAGGTGATGTACTTGCACAAGACGGCCGCGGTCGGCGATCATCCGTATCTTGCGGCGGCGCTCCATATTTCGGATCCAGGCGCCGACCAGCCGGGCGACATGTTCGAGCCCGTAGTGCGCCGAGTC
- a CDS encoding nuclear transport factor 2 family protein, with protein MTEIAALVNSLLERVQILEDEIAIQKLITAYGPAVDAGEADKVGAMWTEDAVYDIDIRNLNGRAEIIEMVRTKPHQDYINTGCGHLLAPLNIVVDGDKATATGHSQLLRRNEGDDSFRVWRVAANRFDLVKVLGEWKIKQRTTRLLDGSSPARDLLARADN; from the coding sequence ATGACCGAAATTGCCGCGCTAGTCAACTCACTGCTCGAGCGAGTGCAAATACTCGAAGATGAGATTGCGATCCAGAAGCTCATCACCGCGTACGGTCCCGCCGTCGACGCCGGAGAGGCAGACAAGGTCGGCGCCATGTGGACCGAGGATGCCGTGTACGACATCGATATTCGTAACCTGAACGGCCGCGCCGAGATCATCGAGATGGTCCGCACTAAACCCCACCAGGACTACATCAACACCGGTTGCGGTCATCTCCTGGCCCCGCTCAACATCGTCGTCGACGGAGACAAGGCTACTGCGACAGGCCATTCTCAGTTGCTACGACGAAACGAAGGCGACGATTCGTTCCGCGTCTGGCGTGTCGCAGCGAACCGATTCGATCTTGTGAAGGTCCTGGGCGAGTGGAAAATCAAGCAACGCACCACCCGACTACTCGACGGAAGCTCTCCCGCTCGTGATTTGCTTGCCCGGGCCGACAACTGA
- a CDS encoding alpha/beta fold hydrolase produces the protein MALDNAWGPRRWAQNESVRLAFDQFRPELSGEPLLIATGLGVNRHAVPDGFCEQLAEHGFAVVRYDQRDGGESTHLPPTAVRNPIAALLAKRGEAYTAEDMADDAIAVIDELGWSSAHVLGVSLGGALAQRVALRHPDRVRSLTSVAAVPGDVTGLRTFRYIRLRTLSKFARLKFPDTREGAIEAGLAVARLLASPRREFDEAAMRARLESSPDPGVHDQEAQSRQIGAQWSGPPITAITQPTLVVHGEDDPLIKPKAAHAITARIPGSHMLILPEVGHDLPEHSWKPLAAAIREHVGGLTVLGA, from the coding sequence ATGGCACTCGACAACGCATGGGGACCGCGGCGATGGGCACAGAACGAATCGGTACGTCTCGCGTTCGATCAATTCCGGCCGGAACTCAGCGGAGAACCGTTACTGATCGCCACCGGACTGGGCGTCAATCGCCACGCAGTTCCCGACGGGTTCTGTGAGCAACTGGCCGAACACGGTTTCGCTGTCGTGCGGTACGACCAGCGTGACGGCGGAGAGTCGACTCACCTGCCGCCGACGGCCGTACGAAACCCGATCGCCGCGCTGCTGGCCAAACGCGGTGAGGCATACACCGCCGAAGACATGGCGGACGATGCAATTGCGGTGATCGACGAACTCGGCTGGAGCTCGGCGCACGTGCTCGGAGTCTCGCTCGGTGGCGCCCTCGCGCAACGCGTCGCCCTTCGGCATCCCGACCGAGTGCGTTCTCTCACGTCGGTCGCGGCCGTCCCGGGCGACGTCACCGGGTTGCGCACATTCCGCTACATCCGTTTGCGTACTCTCTCGAAGTTTGCGCGCCTCAAGTTTCCTGATACCAGAGAGGGCGCGATCGAGGCCGGCCTCGCGGTCGCACGGTTGCTGGCGTCTCCGCGCCGCGAGTTCGACGAGGCCGCAATGCGAGCACGATTGGAAAGCAGTCCCGACCCTGGGGTTCACGACCAGGAGGCACAGAGCCGACAGATCGGCGCTCAGTGGAGCGGACCACCGATCACCGCAATCACACAGCCCACCCTGGTGGTGCACGGTGAGGACGATCCTCTGATCAAACCCAAAGCCGCGCATGCCATCACGGCCAGGATTCCCGGGTCACACATGCTCATCCTCCCCGAAGTCGGGCACGACCTGCCTGAGCACTCATGGAAACCACTCGCTGCTGCAATCCGCGAACATGTAGGCGGCCTGACGGTGCTGGGCGCGTGA